The following nucleotide sequence is from Methylocella sp..
GCCCAGGGACAGGATCACCTCCTGCGCGGCGTTGAAGCGATGGAGCCGGCCGTCGAGGATGCACTCCACACCGGTCGCCGCTCCCCGTTCAGTCAGCACGCGCGTGACAAGGGCGCCGGTCAGCACGGTGAGGTTCGGCTGGTTCATCAACGGATATGCATAGGATCGGAAAATGGATTGCCGCCGGCCGTCGCGAATGCGCAAGTTGAAGTAGGACGCGCCGCCGGGGCCTTCCATCATGGAGCCGTTGACATCCTCGAAGACGGGGATGCCAAGCTCAGCGGCGGCGTCGAGCATGCCGACTGCGATGGGGTTCGGCTCGACCGGCGGCGTAATGTAGAGGAGGCCGTCGCGTCCGCGTCTGGCCGGATCGGGCTTGCCTCGCCAGTTTTCGATCTCGCGGTAGATGGCCAGAACGGAGTCATAGCTCCAGGCCGGATCGTCGGCCTGTGCGGCGAAATAATCCCAGTCGCTCTTGTGGCCGCGGGCCCAGAGCATGACGTTGATGCTCGATCCTCCCCCCAGCACCTTGCCCATGCTCATCGGGATGGCGCGCCCGTTGAGATGCGGATTGGGCAATGCCGCAAAACCCCAGTCGCGCGAGCTGCCCAGATTCATCGGCCACGCCGCCGCCGTCTGGACCTCGTGCGCGCCATCGCTTCCGCCGGCCTCGATCAGCAGCACCGAGACGCTTGGATTCTCGGCCAGCCGCCGCGCCACGACGGAGCCGGACGAGCCGGATCCACATACGATAAAGTCGTATGCGCCCTTCAAGGCGCCGCGAAGCCGAAGCTGATTTTCTTCGACCTTGCGGGCGAATTCCGCTTCATCACGCTCAAGAGTTGACGTTTCGCTCATAACTTTTCCACAACAACAGATTGAAAAACTGGGATTCCGCTGCGGTCTCCTGCGGCCGGGTCAGTCCCGAATCGGGCAGCGGTGACGCTGCTATCGGCTACGCGTCCAAGAAGGTCCGGACATGGCTGACGAAAGCCTCGTGGTGCTGAAAGAGAGCGCCGTGCCCGGAGTCGGGATAGAGGATGAGCTGAGCGTTGCTCAGAGCTTTGAACATCGCGTAGGCGTTATCCGCCGGCAGCATGGTGTCGTTGCTGCCGCTGGCCACAAGGACGGGCTGCGTGATCGCGCGCAGAATGGCGTGCTCGGGATCGGGCGTGGCGCACCAGGTGATCAGCGCCTTGGCCTGCGGATCGGTCACGGCCTTGCCGCTGTCGGCGTCGCGATCTTCGGTGCGGGCCTTCGCCCGCTTCAGGAACGCTAGACCCGCCGCTTGGCTGGCGGAAGATCTTGTGAAGAACAGCGGCAGCCGGATATCCGGCGCCTCAGTGTGTGAGAAAGCCTCCTGGAGCACCGCCAGCAGATGCTCTTCGCCGCCTCTCGGAGCAGTGCCGACGAGGATCACCTTGCGGACCAGAGGTCCGTGCTCGGCGGCAATGATCTGAGCGACGAAGCCGCCGAGGGAAAACCCCAGCAGGTCGACTTTGGAGAGGCCGAGCAGATTGATAAAGGTGACTGCATCGCGGGCCATCGCGGCGACATTGTCGGGGGTTTGGCCTGTCGAGCGGCCGACGCCGGCGTTGTCGAAAACGATC
It contains:
- a CDS encoding alpha/beta hydrolase, which translates into the protein MTELNIANRKVGTLETTPTRYVEGGGIRFAYRQLGPSTGTPLVLLQHFSGNIDAWDPAVVNALAADRPMIVFDNAGVGRSTGQTPDNVAAMARDAVTFINLLGLSKVDLLGFSLGGFVAQIIAAEHGPLVRKVILVGTAPRGGEEHLLAVLQEAFSHTEAPDIRLPLFFTRSSASQAAGLAFLKRAKARTEDRDADSGKAVTDPQAKALITWCATPDPEHAILRAITQPVLVASGSNDTMLPADNAYAMFKALSNAQLILYPDSGHGALFQHHEAFVSHVRTFLDA
- a CDS encoding GMC family oxidoreductase N-terminal domain-containing protein, with translation MSETSTLERDEAEFARKVEENQLRLRGALKGAYDFIVCGSGSSGSVVARRLAENPSVSVLLIEAGGSDGAHEVQTAAAWPMNLGSSRDWGFAALPNPHLNGRAIPMSMGKVLGGGSSINVMLWARGHKSDWDYFAAQADDPAWSYDSVLAIYREIENWRGKPDPARRGRDGLLYITPPVEPNPIAVGMLDAAAELGIPVFEDVNGSMMEGPGGASYFNLRIRDGRRQSIFRSYAYPLMNQPNLTVLTGALVTRVLTERGAATGVECILDGRLHRFNAAQEVILSLGAIHTPKVLMQSGIGDAETLASFDIPSVEHLPGVGANFQDHIMVSSCIWEYPEPIAPHGNGGEATIFAKSAPELDSPDIQLLQIQFPVPTSELAARHSIPAGSWGIFPALLRPHSVGRLRLTGAKPEDPILIDSQILSDPADLTALRRCVELAREVGNAKALRRFVKREVMPTALDPAAMDDFIRDGVTTIWHQSCTAKMGQDAMSVVDSRLKVYGVDRLRIADASVMPRVPLANTMAPCVIIGEQASKAIARERRL